In one window of Mobiluncus massiliensis DNA:
- a CDS encoding helix-turn-helix domain-containing protein, with protein MEERLMALHDLRPGAFLRLRRGVLGLTQAELAAMTGVPQSHISAFENHKRRISEAEETSLAKALSVPAHTLMSMKRHVVRGIFSRHGYDDIFLFGPVSTGQDDAFTPIDFLISTTTPLGMLDLIDLQNELENVLSVTVYVSVDAGWGNEKVDRIPREVTCDGQLPDKPLLVDLYRSGDVFSPREIDQYPFFQKWGFPKSFFPYDVSAARWRVEDMGRVVDVGMSIASGGQQAFLEKTPAGIQSRFAAYHAISVLVESAEKIHSEVKEANPQIPWAALHGLRQRLVQGADQIGPNVSWYSLHQVFPQLRDALSSITFPDSGTEATA; from the coding sequence ATGGAAGAACGTTTGATGGCGCTCCATGATTTGCGACCCGGCGCATTTTTGCGTCTGCGGCGCGGCGTGCTGGGGTTGACCCAGGCGGAACTGGCAGCGATGACTGGAGTTCCCCAGTCTCACATCAGTGCTTTTGAAAACCACAAGCGGCGCATCTCTGAAGCTGAGGAGACCTCCTTGGCAAAGGCATTGAGTGTACCGGCGCACACTTTGATGAGTATGAAGCGTCACGTGGTGCGCGGGATCTTTTCGCGGCACGGGTACGATGATATTTTCCTGTTTGGTCCGGTCTCGACCGGTCAGGACGACGCATTTACGCCGATAGATTTCCTGATCAGCACCACAACTCCCCTGGGGATGCTGGATTTGATTGACCTGCAAAATGAGCTTGAAAATGTCTTAAGCGTCACTGTCTACGTGTCGGTTGATGCAGGTTGGGGTAACGAAAAAGTCGATCGAATCCCGCGAGAAGTCACCTGTGACGGCCAATTGCCGGATAAACCTCTACTGGTAGATTTATACCGATCAGGGGATGTTTTTTCTCCGCGTGAGATTGACCAGTATCCGTTTTTCCAAAAATGGGGCTTTCCCAAGTCTTTCTTCCCTTACGATGTGTCCGCCGCCAGGTGGCGCGTGGAGGACATGGGGCGCGTCGTGGACGTGGGTATGAGCATCGCTTCCGGTGGGCAACAGGCATTTTTAGAGAAAACTCCGGCGGGAATCCAATCTCGCTTCGCGGCGTATCATGCCATTTCTGTGTTAGTTGAGTCGGCAGAGAAAATTCATTCTGAGGTTAAGGAAGCGAACCCACAGATTCCCTGGGCGGCTCTGCATGGATTGCGCCAGAGGCTGGTACAGGGCGCAGATCAGATTGGCCCAAACGTGTCTTGGTACTCTCTACATCAGGTTTTCCCTCAGTTGCGCGATGCTCTGAGTTCGATTACTTTCCCTGACAGCGGCACAGAGGCGACGGCGTAA
- a CDS encoding amino acid ABC transporter ATP-binding protein, with translation MSESNTAVNTSDEIITVRHLSKSFGTHEVLKDIDFAVRPGDVASIIGASGSGKSTLLRCINLLETPTSGEILYHGTNILDHSMKKAKYRSKVGMVFQSFNLFNNMTVLKNCMIGQMKVLGRSREESREKALEYLDKVGMSPFLNAKPRQLSGGQKQRVAISRALAMDPEVLLFDEPTSALDPEMVGEVIDVIKKLAQEGMTMLVVTHEMAFARTVSKNVVFMADGVIAEQGPPEQLFQHPQRERTRDFLARYL, from the coding sequence ATGAGTGAATCGAACACCGCGGTGAACACCAGCGACGAAATCATCACAGTCCGTCACCTCTCAAAGTCTTTCGGTACTCACGAGGTCCTGAAAGACATCGACTTTGCGGTGCGGCCGGGGGACGTGGCATCCATCATCGGGGCGTCCGGCTCCGGGAAATCAACCTTGCTGCGCTGCATCAATTTGTTGGAAACTCCCACCTCGGGCGAAATCCTCTATCACGGGACGAACATCCTGGACCATTCCATGAAAAAGGCGAAATATCGGTCAAAAGTGGGGATGGTGTTTCAATCATTCAACCTGTTCAACAATATGACCGTGCTAAAGAACTGCATGATTGGTCAGATGAAAGTCCTGGGTCGGTCTCGCGAGGAGTCTCGGGAAAAGGCCTTGGAGTATCTGGATAAAGTCGGGATGAGCCCCTTCCTGAACGCGAAACCGCGGCAGTTGTCCGGCGGGCAAAAGCAGCGGGTGGCCATTTCTCGTGCTCTGGCGATGGATCCGGAAGTCCTGTTGTTCGACGAACCGACCTCGGCGTTGGATCCGGAAATGGTCGGCGAAGTCATTGACGTCATTAAGAAGCTGGCTCAAGAAGGCATGACGATGCTGGTGGTGACTCACGAGATGGCTTTCGCCCGCACTGTCAGCAAGAATGTGGTGTTTATGGCGGATGGGGTTATCGCTGAGCAAGGTCCCCCCGAACAGCTGTTCCAGCACCCGCAGCGGGAACGGACCCGCGATTTCTTGGCACGTTATCTCTGA
- a CDS encoding NUDIX hydrolase, with translation METDNKTDVVDLILELQAIGQSGEFYGHDDYDRDRATRTRELAAELLARLTGSNPEQARDVLLEDYGYRTPKVDSRAVIFGDGSGRPGADGDKILLVHEGLDGRWSLPGGWIDEGLSVRENTIKEAYEESGMQVKTDRLLAVIDKRKHNPSKGIFHVYTFFVECTLLGGDFTENLETTEIGWFGLDELPEMSLGKTTPEQVAMCLKAHRDPNWQVIFD, from the coding sequence GTGGAAACCGACAATAAAACAGACGTAGTGGACCTTATTCTAGAGCTACAGGCTATCGGCCAGTCCGGAGAGTTCTACGGTCATGACGACTATGACCGGGATCGGGCAACCCGTACGCGTGAACTGGCAGCGGAACTCTTGGCGCGCCTGACGGGCAGTAATCCCGAACAGGCGCGGGACGTGTTGCTGGAGGACTACGGATACCGCACCCCGAAAGTTGATTCGCGTGCCGTTATTTTCGGTGACGGCTCGGGACGTCCGGGTGCGGACGGAGACAAGATTCTGCTGGTGCATGAAGGCTTAGACGGACGCTGGTCCCTGCCGGGAGGCTGGATTGACGAGGGGCTAAGTGTGCGGGAAAACACCATCAAAGAGGCTTACGAGGAATCCGGGATGCAGGTGAAAACCGACAGATTGCTGGCGGTAATCGATAAGCGCAAACATAATCCCAGCAAAGGTATATTTCATGTTTACACCTTCTTTGTGGAATGCACCTTGCTGGGCGGGGACTTTACAGAGAACCTCGAAACCACCGAGATTGGCTGGTTTGGGCTCGATGAGCTGCCGGAAATGTCTCTGGGTAAAACCACGCCCGAACAGGTCGCGATGTGCCTGAAAGCCCATCGCGACCCAAACTGGCAGGTCATTTTCGACTGA
- a CDS encoding transporter substrate-binding domain-containing protein → MNKILSGAALLAAAFSLAACGAGPAADNAAGEGGAIPGLEDDVFTVGMEAAYAPYNWAQPDKSNDAVPIKDSALYANGYDVMTAKQIADVNGWKLEIKQLEWDSLIPAVQSGEIDAAIAGQSMTKEREETVDFAGPYLYARIIVLTKADSKYANAKGLADLAGGRTTSQTGTVWYDTLIPQIKGAKRQSPAESAPAMLVALETGKVDYVVTDMPTGQGAMAAYPDMKILDFPDDGDDFQVSDEDINIGVSVKKGNTALKDAINKALSGKTADDFDAMMADAVKIQPQED, encoded by the coding sequence ATGAACAAGATACTGAGTGGTGCGGCCCTACTAGCAGCGGCTTTTTCCCTCGCCGCGTGCGGGGCAGGACCCGCGGCTGATAACGCAGCTGGTGAAGGTGGGGCGATTCCTGGCCTGGAGGACGATGTCTTCACCGTCGGTATGGAAGCTGCCTACGCTCCCTACAACTGGGCGCAGCCTGATAAATCTAACGATGCGGTACCTATCAAAGATTCCGCCTTGTACGCTAATGGCTACGACGTGATGACTGCCAAACAGATTGCGGACGTCAACGGCTGGAAACTCGAAATTAAGCAGCTGGAGTGGGATTCCCTGATTCCGGCGGTGCAATCGGGCGAAATTGATGCCGCGATTGCGGGCCAGTCCATGACCAAGGAACGCGAGGAAACCGTGGACTTTGCCGGGCCCTACCTGTACGCCCGCATCATCGTGCTGACCAAGGCTGATTCCAAGTATGCCAACGCGAAAGGCTTGGCTGACCTGGCGGGAGGTCGGACCACCAGCCAAACCGGCACTGTTTGGTACGACACGTTGATTCCGCAGATTAAAGGTGCCAAACGGCAGTCGCCCGCCGAATCCGCTCCGGCGATGCTGGTGGCTTTGGAAACCGGCAAGGTCGATTACGTGGTCACCGATATGCCTACCGGTCAAGGGGCTATGGCTGCTTACCCGGATATGAAGATTTTGGACTTCCCCGACGATGGCGATGACTTCCAAGTTTCGGATGAGGACATTAACATCGGCGTGTCCGTTAAGAAAGGCAACACCGCACTGAAGGACGCCATCAACAAGGCCCTGTCCGGCAAGACCGCCGATGACTTCGATGCCATGATGGCCGATGCAGTAAAGATTCAGCCCCAAGAGGATTAA
- the rpsP gene encoding 30S ribosomal protein S16, with amino-acid sequence MAVRIRLKRIGKIHHPIYRVVVVDSRKKRDGRVIEEVGKYDPNQQPSLIELNSERIQYWLSVGAQPSDAVHRFLVLSGDWATFKGAKVVENRIQVKDAGADVEAAVKAADDAAEKAKAKKAEAEAKAKKEAEEAAKAEEAEAAKAEEKAEEAPAEEAPAEEKTEEAPAEEKTEEAAE; translated from the coding sequence GTGGCAGTACGTATTCGTTTGAAGCGAATTGGCAAGATTCACCACCCCATTTACCGGGTGGTCGTGGTCGACAGCCGCAAGAAGCGCGACGGTCGCGTTATCGAGGAGGTCGGAAAGTACGACCCCAACCAGCAGCCGTCTTTGATTGAACTGAACTCGGAGCGCATCCAGTACTGGTTGAGCGTGGGGGCCCAGCCGTCCGACGCGGTGCATCGTTTCCTGGTGCTTTCCGGCGATTGGGCAACGTTCAAGGGCGCCAAGGTCGTTGAGAACCGTATCCAGGTTAAGGACGCGGGAGCCGATGTGGAGGCCGCGGTGAAGGCTGCGGACGATGCCGCGGAAAAGGCGAAGGCAAAGAAGGCCGAAGCCGAAGCCAAGGCAAAGAAGGAAGCTGAAGAGGCCGCGAAGGCTGAAGAAGCTGAGGCAGCGAAGGCCGAGGAAAAGGCCGAAGAAGCCCCTGCTGAGGAGGCTCCCGCTGAGGAAAAGACTGAGGAAGCCCCGGCGGAAGAAAAGACTGAGGAAGCGGCAGAATAA
- a CDS encoding ABC transporter ATP-binding protein: MEDNARAREFLQRRAAEEHVALPPLLRTPRTWRWPLRSPQGEPAVYPANPHRYARKLVGSMFGVLALGSLVTGLNYVVSVSVPWALGMVLDAGLEHGFTRELWIRLAVLALVILGVALTQMAGQLTEIAVQMNAVATPARVAGQKLALDGRAVNRELESGDVVTSMLTDVDRIGQAALWIPEMVGAVLSTVMILVIMFRTSPPLAWTVLIGLPIVTLLIGLLGKPLQRRQTENREEQGKLTEISADAVAGLRVLRGIGGEDVFGLHYQQQSARVRDAGIRVALPAALLGVLRSVIPMLFTALVVGIGAILYFHDELSVGSLVAFFGFSQFLRNPIVVATRSLEEFTRAWVGVRKLARIQGVTSLVDEDLATVSADVPRQNASSPAQWRETDFAQAQLTDTVSEVTVKPGLITGLVCANPDASAAIARRLARQEDSAQPTLLIDGTDARTLLLGLVRRAIILSDTDPQLFAGTLRDQVRGANSPAPRDRGVRELVWRDVIENATRQEDSLIVPEVDERDSQWLAALHVADADDVVESVNGGLDGAVAEKGRTLSGGQRQRVALARAVAANPAVLVTIEPTSAVDSHTESRVAQRLAQARHGKTTVIVSASVLVLEHCDEVIVLDDGGREIVRGSHRELREKARSGDPAATPYLTIINRSVQSGGEPS, encoded by the coding sequence GTGGAAGATAATGCCCGCGCGCGCGAGTTTTTACAGCGGCGCGCTGCCGAAGAACACGTCGCGCTGCCGCCCCTGCTGAGGACCCCGCGCACTTGGCGCTGGCCGCTGCGCAGCCCCCAGGGTGAACCTGCCGTTTATCCTGCTAACCCCCACCGCTATGCCCGAAAACTCGTTGGTTCTATGTTTGGTGTGCTCGCGCTCGGTTCCCTGGTGACGGGGCTAAACTACGTAGTTTCGGTCAGCGTACCCTGGGCGCTAGGAATGGTGCTGGACGCGGGGTTGGAACACGGTTTTACCAGGGAACTCTGGATTCGGTTGGCGGTTCTGGCCCTGGTTATCCTGGGTGTGGCGCTGACCCAAATGGCGGGACAGCTCACTGAGATTGCAGTCCAGATGAACGCGGTGGCAACTCCCGCGCGGGTGGCCGGTCAAAAGTTGGCTCTCGATGGGCGCGCTGTGAACCGGGAACTGGAATCCGGTGATGTGGTTACCTCGATGCTCACAGACGTGGACCGGATTGGCCAGGCGGCGCTGTGGATTCCCGAAATGGTGGGGGCTGTGCTCTCTACCGTGATGATTCTGGTCATCATGTTTCGCACTTCACCGCCTCTGGCCTGGACGGTGCTGATTGGGTTGCCCATCGTCACGCTGCTGATAGGACTGTTAGGCAAACCGCTGCAGCGCCGGCAAACCGAGAACCGGGAAGAACAGGGCAAGCTCACGGAAATCTCGGCTGACGCGGTGGCGGGGCTGCGGGTCCTGCGCGGTATCGGCGGTGAGGACGTGTTCGGGCTTCACTATCAGCAGCAATCGGCTCGCGTGCGTGACGCGGGGATTCGAGTGGCCCTGCCCGCGGCGCTGCTGGGCGTGCTGCGTTCAGTGATACCGATGCTGTTCACCGCCCTGGTGGTGGGCATCGGGGCGATACTGTATTTTCACGATGAACTGTCAGTCGGCAGTTTGGTCGCGTTCTTTGGATTTTCACAGTTCTTGCGAAACCCCATCGTGGTCGCCACCCGGTCACTGGAAGAATTCACCAGAGCTTGGGTCGGGGTTCGCAAACTCGCGCGTATTCAAGGCGTAACCTCCCTGGTGGACGAGGATTTAGCGACGGTTTCCGCGGACGTGCCGCGCCAAAATGCCTCATCGCCAGCACAGTGGCGGGAAACGGATTTTGCTCAGGCCCAGCTCACCGACACGGTCAGTGAGGTAACGGTGAAACCGGGCTTGATTACCGGCCTGGTCTGCGCCAATCCTGACGCCAGCGCCGCGATAGCCCGGCGCCTGGCACGCCAAGAGGACAGCGCGCAACCGACCCTTCTGATTGATGGAACTGACGCGAGGACGCTACTCCTCGGCCTAGTGCGCCGCGCCATCATCCTTTCAGACACCGACCCGCAGCTTTTTGCCGGAACCTTGCGAGACCAGGTGCGCGGGGCCAATTCGCCGGCGCCACGCGACCGAGGGGTGCGCGAACTGGTGTGGCGCGATGTCATCGAGAACGCGACCCGACAGGAGGACTCGCTCATTGTTCCCGAAGTTGATGAGCGCGATTCGCAATGGTTGGCCGCGCTGCACGTGGCGGATGCCGATGATGTGGTGGAATCCGTCAATGGCGGCCTGGACGGGGCGGTGGCGGAAAAAGGGCGCACTCTCTCTGGCGGTCAGCGCCAGCGTGTCGCCCTAGCTCGCGCGGTAGCCGCCAATCCGGCGGTGCTGGTCACTATTGAGCCGACTTCCGCGGTAGATTCGCACACGGAATCGCGGGTGGCCCAGCGTTTGGCGCAAGCGCGGCACGGGAAAACCACCGTCATCGTCTCGGCATCAGTGCTGGTGTTGGAACATTGTGATGAAGTCATTGTGCTCGACGATGGGGGCCGGGAAATCGTCCGCGGTTCGCACCGGGAGCTTCGAGAAAAAGCTCGGTCGGGGGACCCCGCGGCCACGCCGTACCTGACTATCATCAACCGCTCGGTGCAAAGCGGGGGTGAACCGTCATGA
- a CDS encoding peptidase E: MTKTPTILATSGGYKNGERIFTEFNHLVKYSLELSGTTRSKPKLGYLDTAAGDQHYRLAQRYEAARLAGVELNPLQLFVMPNVEDIEGYLLEQDAVWVDGGSVANLLAVWRVHGLDQLFRRVWEAGVVLAGVSAGSICWHRGGTTDSFGPELRAVTNGLGLIPYDNGVHYDVEKRRRPTVHRLVTEGVLGKTYCTDNNVGLVYRGTELAEAVSEVPGKSAWVVTKDNGEVIEERLETRFLG, encoded by the coding sequence ATGACGAAAACCCCAACTATCTTGGCGACCTCCGGCGGATATAAAAACGGAGAACGCATCTTTACCGAGTTCAACCACCTGGTGAAATATTCCCTCGAACTGTCCGGCACCACCCGTTCCAAACCGAAACTTGGCTACCTGGATACCGCGGCCGGCGACCAGCACTACCGGCTAGCTCAGCGTTACGAAGCAGCCCGCCTGGCGGGGGTGGAACTAAACCCGCTGCAACTGTTCGTCATGCCCAACGTGGAGGACATCGAAGGCTACCTCCTGGAACAAGACGCCGTGTGGGTTGACGGAGGTTCGGTGGCAAACCTGCTGGCAGTGTGGCGAGTCCACGGCCTAGACCAGCTTTTCCGCCGCGTTTGGGAAGCCGGCGTTGTCTTGGCCGGAGTCTCAGCCGGTTCTATCTGTTGGCATCGTGGCGGCACCACCGATTCTTTCGGGCCCGAACTTCGCGCCGTCACCAACGGTCTGGGCCTGATTCCCTACGACAACGGCGTACATTACGACGTCGAGAAGCGCCGTCGCCCCACGGTGCATCGCTTGGTCACCGAGGGTGTCTTGGGTAAAACCTATTGCACCGATAACAACGTGGGTTTGGTTTACCGCGGCACCGAGCTGGCCGAAGCGGTCAGCGAAGTGCCGGGAAAGTCGGCTTGGGTCGTCACCAAAGATAATGGCGAAGTCATTGAGGAACGCCTCGAAACCCGTTTTCTGGGATAG
- a CDS encoding RNA-binding protein has translation MLADSLEHLVSGIVDEPEAVRVSEKSLRRGKLLEVHVAPSDLGRVIGRNGRTAKALRTVASALSTQGSVRVDVIDQDRR, from the coding sequence ATGCTTGCAGATTCTTTGGAACACCTGGTCAGCGGCATCGTCGACGAGCCAGAAGCCGTGCGCGTGAGCGAAAAGTCTTTGCGCCGCGGCAAGCTCCTGGAAGTACACGTTGCCCCCTCGGATTTGGGTCGAGTTATCGGCCGTAATGGCCGCACCGCGAAAGCGCTGCGTACGGTGGCTTCGGCACTATCTACACAGGGCAGCGTCCGCGTCGATGTCATCGACCAAGATCGGCGCTAA
- a CDS encoding ATP-dependent 6-phosphofructokinase — protein sequence MGNKRVGILTAGGDAPGLNAAIRGFGRTAIGEYGMKLIGFQNGFRGLALDKHIELNSDSLSGILTVGGTILGTSRDKVHRLNLDGKERDMTAEIAKVYDRNKLDALVTLGGGGTAKNALRLQKAGLNVVHLPKTIDNDIWGTDDSFGFATALEIATEAIDRLHSTAHSHHRIILVEIMGHKAGWLTLGSGIAGGADVILIPEIPYTIESITKTIEHRKKAGKHFSVVAVAEGAMDTEYAARLRVADQLIKDADSPETKEMARNSKANLVDSHREHTFTLARQLEAATGLETRVTILGYVQRGGTPVAADRLLATRLGAVGAAAVADGASGVMVATRASETELAPLPDIAGKVKYVPTDHEWVKAARGVEVGLGD from the coding sequence ATGGGTAACAAGCGTGTGGGGATTTTGACCGCGGGCGGGGACGCACCCGGCTTAAACGCGGCAATCCGGGGTTTTGGACGCACCGCCATCGGCGAATACGGAATGAAACTCATCGGGTTTCAAAACGGGTTTCGGGGTTTAGCCCTGGACAAACACATCGAGTTGAATTCTGACTCGCTTTCCGGCATTTTGACCGTGGGAGGCACCATTCTGGGCACCTCTCGAGACAAGGTGCATCGTCTGAACCTGGACGGTAAGGAACGCGATATGACCGCGGAAATTGCCAAGGTTTACGATCGGAACAAATTGGACGCCCTGGTGACACTGGGCGGTGGGGGAACCGCTAAAAATGCCCTGCGCCTGCAAAAGGCGGGGCTGAACGTGGTGCACTTGCCCAAGACTATTGACAACGACATCTGGGGCACCGATGATTCTTTCGGCTTTGCTACCGCTTTGGAAATCGCCACTGAGGCGATTGACCGACTGCACTCCACCGCGCACAGCCACCACCGCATTATTTTGGTGGAAATTATGGGTCACAAGGCCGGTTGGCTGACTTTGGGGTCTGGTATCGCCGGGGGTGCCGATGTGATTTTGATTCCAGAAATCCCCTACACGATTGAGAGCATCACCAAGACTATTGAGCACCGCAAGAAAGCCGGTAAACATTTCTCGGTGGTGGCGGTAGCCGAGGGCGCGATGGACACCGAATATGCCGCTCGTCTGCGGGTAGCGGATCAGCTCATTAAAGACGCAGATTCCCCCGAAACTAAGGAAATGGCCCGCAATTCCAAAGCTAACCTAGTTGATTCTCACCGTGAGCACACGTTTACCTTGGCTCGTCAGCTCGAAGCCGCTACCGGTTTAGAGACGCGCGTAACAATTCTGGGCTATGTCCAACGCGGCGGCACCCCGGTGGCGGCCGACCGCCTACTGGCGACCCGGCTGGGAGCCGTGGGAGCTGCGGCAGTCGCTGACGGAGCTTCCGGGGTTATGGTGGCGACACGAGCCAGCGAAACCGAACTAGCCCCCTTGCCAGACATCGCTGGCAAGGTGAAATATGTACCTACCGACCACGAATGGGTGAAAGCCGCGCGGGGCGTGGAAGTCGGGCTGGGGGATTAA
- a CDS encoding ABC transporter ATP-binding protein, whose protein sequence is MKLPLASGKLVMRGVKNLIHDYRGAIGSVVGLQLVSSLAGVTLPWLLGRVIDRIQAGAASRDWVGQQMVIALVVVAVAAIFSFLAEYRARVMGERIFAHLRDGLVDSVIHLPLSTVESAGTGDLVGRTTRDIERLQFMIRQGIAAILMITTTLVVTFVAAFLTSPLLAFVLLIGPLGVWPLMAWYLPRTVPAYRSSARSWADLSGSVAETLDQADTVDALGLSRKRIAQLDVIIREIWRQERYSAWMRSWLFMGIVCATLSPLVVIVLLGAWLVPSGVLTIGAVSTIALYAYQVRGPVWEATFWVDVSMEAYTSLARIFGVAQVEPDREASAHAPAGTPAIVARDVCYAYHSGQNVLHEVSLELRGGETLAIVGPSGAGKSTFGRMLAGIHPPTSGSVTVGGVRLVDLPESELHQQVALVTQEQHVFTGTIASNLRLARPDASDEELWAVLDAVGVDWVRGLGRTEAQTSTAPSGPEGQSPAETEKTGLYAEVGGAGRKLNPAQVQQLALARIVLLNPHTLVLDEATSLMDPSAARSLEQSLSRVLAGRSVIAIAHRLYTAHDADRVAVMMDGRIVELGTHDELVAAGGEYASLWESWQQD, encoded by the coding sequence ATGAAACTGCCTTTGGCCAGCGGAAAACTGGTGATGCGAGGGGTCAAAAACCTGATTCACGACTATCGCGGGGCGATTGGGTCAGTGGTGGGGCTGCAGCTGGTGTCGTCCCTGGCGGGAGTGACCCTCCCGTGGCTGCTGGGACGTGTGATTGACCGTATTCAAGCCGGGGCGGCCAGCCGTGACTGGGTCGGTCAGCAGATGGTGATTGCCCTGGTAGTGGTCGCGGTGGCGGCGATATTTTCGTTTCTGGCGGAATATCGTGCCCGGGTGATGGGCGAGCGGATTTTTGCTCACCTGCGTGACGGCTTGGTCGACTCTGTCATTCACCTGCCTCTGTCGACCGTGGAAAGCGCGGGCACCGGGGACTTGGTGGGACGCACCACGCGAGACATTGAACGCCTGCAATTCATGATTCGCCAGGGAATCGCGGCGATTCTGATGATCACCACAACGTTGGTGGTGACGTTCGTGGCGGCGTTTCTGACCTCCCCGCTATTGGCATTCGTGCTGCTCATCGGACCGCTGGGGGTGTGGCCGCTGATGGCGTGGTATCTACCGCGGACCGTTCCCGCCTATCGGTCTTCAGCTCGGTCCTGGGCGGATTTGTCCGGTTCGGTTGCGGAAACTCTGGATCAGGCGGACACGGTTGACGCTCTGGGGCTGTCACGGAAACGGATTGCTCAGCTCGATGTCATCATTCGCGAAATCTGGCGTCAGGAACGCTACAGTGCCTGGATGCGTTCCTGGTTGTTCATGGGTATTGTGTGCGCCACGCTGTCTCCCTTGGTAGTTATTGTGTTGTTGGGAGCCTGGCTGGTGCCCAGCGGAGTCTTGACTATCGGGGCCGTTTCTACGATTGCGCTCTATGCCTATCAAGTGCGCGGGCCGGTGTGGGAAGCGACTTTCTGGGTAGATGTTTCCATGGAGGCTTACACTTCGCTGGCACGGATTTTTGGTGTCGCACAAGTCGAGCCGGACCGGGAAGCCAGTGCCCACGCGCCCGCCGGTACGCCCGCGATAGTGGCTCGGGACGTTTGCTACGCCTATCATTCGGGGCAAAATGTGCTGCACGAGGTGTCTCTGGAACTTCGCGGGGGCGAAACGTTGGCGATTGTCGGTCCTTCGGGGGCCGGTAAGTCAACTTTTGGGCGAATGCTGGCCGGTATTCACCCGCCCACCAGCGGGTCCGTGACGGTCGGGGGAGTGCGGCTGGTGGACTTGCCCGAAAGCGAACTGCACCAGCAAGTCGCTTTGGTCACGCAAGAACAGCACGTGTTCACCGGCACGATTGCCTCCAACCTGCGTCTGGCGCGGCCCGACGCGAGTGATGAGGAACTGTGGGCGGTGCTCGACGCGGTGGGAGTGGACTGGGTTCGCGGCTTGGGACGAACCGAGGCCCAGACCTCTACCGCACCATCCGGTCCGGAAGGGCAATCCCCGGCAGAAACGGAAAAAACCGGGCTGTATGCGGAAGTCGGCGGCGCTGGAAGGAAGTTGAACCCGGCGCAGGTCCAGCAGCTTGCCTTGGCGCGAATCGTACTGTTGAACCCCCACACGTTGGTGCTGGACGAAGCAACTTCCCTGATGGATCCCTCTGCGGCCCGGTCGCTGGAACAATCGTTGTCGCGAGTGCTGGCAGGACGTAGCGTCATCGCCATCGCCCACCGGCTCTATACCGCCCACGATGCTGACCGAGTGGCAGTCATGATGGACGGGAGAATCGTGGAATTGGGCACGCACGATGAACTCGTGGCGGCCGGGGGCGAATATGCTTCGCTGTGGGAGTCTTGGCAGCAAGACTAG
- a CDS encoding amino acid ABC transporter permease, producing the protein MLWTLWQDIITLLNKYGGVYLTGIVNTVLLATIATLLGCVIGFACGILNTIPHPPTDPLPKRVILAIIRVIIRIYVEVFRGTPMILQAVFIYYGLPYFTNNALQFQSMWGVSIFVVSINTGAYIAESVRGGIISVDPGQTEGARAIGMTHFQTMLYVILPQALRNLLPQIGNNFIINIKDTSVMFIIGFSEFFSVHKMVSGAVFKYFPSATIEMVGYLTLTLLSSFLLRKLEKKIDGDDAYELLPGAGGEEQSDYELMNEDQLVMAAGNYTFPDPAKRPARKGKPASKPASDKPARPEGGQNS; encoded by the coding sequence ATGCTGTGGACACTGTGGCAGGACATCATAACGCTGCTGAATAAGTATGGCGGCGTGTACTTGACAGGCATCGTCAATACGGTGCTCCTCGCCACTATCGCTACCTTGCTGGGCTGTGTGATTGGTTTTGCCTGCGGGATCTTGAACACAATTCCACATCCTCCAACCGATCCTCTGCCCAAGCGGGTGATTCTGGCGATTATCCGGGTCATCATTCGGATTTACGTGGAAGTTTTCCGTGGCACTCCGATGATTTTGCAGGCGGTGTTCATCTACTACGGTCTGCCCTACTTCACGAATAACGCGTTGCAGTTCCAGTCCATGTGGGGAGTATCGATTTTCGTCGTCTCCATCAACACCGGCGCCTACATCGCGGAATCCGTGCGCGGGGGCATCATCAGTGTGGATCCTGGCCAAACCGAGGGAGCCAGAGCAATCGGTATGACCCACTTCCAGACTATGCTCTATGTCATCTTGCCCCAGGCTTTGCGCAACCTGTTGCCGCAAATCGGTAACAACTTCATCATCAACATCAAAGACACTTCGGTCATGTTCATCATCGGGTTCTCGGAGTTTTTCTCAGTTCACAAGATGGTGTCGGGTGCCGTTTTCAAGTACTTCCCCTCCGCTACCATCGAGATGGTGGGGTATTTGACGTTGACTCTGCTGTCCTCTTTCCTGTTGCGGAAACTGGAAAAGAAGATTGACGGTGACGATGCCTACGAACTGCTACCCGGTGCCGGGGGCGAGGAACAGAGCGATTACGAACTCATGAACGAAGACCAACTTGTGATGGCCGCCGGAAACTACACCTTCCCTGACCCCGCCAAACGCCCGGCGCGAAAGGGAAAGCCCGCCAGCAAACCAGCGTCAGACAAACCGGCACGCCCCGAGGGAGGACAGAACTCATGA